A single genomic interval of Eptesicus fuscus isolate TK198812 chromosome 10, DD_ASM_mEF_20220401, whole genome shotgun sequence harbors:
- the LOC103295572 gene encoding LOW QUALITY PROTEIN: myotubularin-related protein 4-like (The sequence of the model RefSeq protein was modified relative to this genomic sequence to represent the inferred CDS: inserted 3 bases in 2 codons; deleted 3 bases in 2 codons; substituted 1 base at 1 genomic stop codon), translating to MSLTTRXCSMLSCFGEEGPPSLEYIQAKDLFPPKELVKEEENLQVPFTVLQGEGVEFLGRAADALIAISNYRLHIKFKDSVINVPLRMIDSVESQLHIACKDSEVVRCHFSTFKQCQEWLSCLSRATARPAKPEDLFAFAYHAWCLGLTEEDQHTHLCRPGEHRRCRQEAELGRMGFDLQDVWRVSRINSNYKLCPSYPPQLLVPVWITDKELEKVASFRSRKRVPVVVYRHLRNGAAIXRCSQPEISWWGWRNADDEYLVTPIAKACALDPGTRATGGSLGTGNSDAGEACDTDFDSSLTVCSGVESTAAPQKLLILGARSYTAAVANRAKGGGCGCEEYYPNCEVVFVGMANIHAIRKSFQYLRAACSQVPDPSNWLSALESTKWLQHLSMMLKAAVPVANTVDREGRPVLLHCSDGWDRTPQIVAPAKILLDPHYRTLEAFQVLVESDWLDFGHKFGDGCGHQENAEDQNEQCPVFLQRLDSVHQLLKPFPCLCEFNEAFLAKLAQHTYSCLYGTFLANNPCEREKRNIYKRTCSVWALLRAGNKNFHNFLYTPGSDMVLHPVCHVRALHLWTAVYLPASSPRTFEEENMDLYLSPVAQSQEFSGRSLDRLPKTRSMDDLLSAWATSSPLTRTSSDPNLNNHCQETRAGLEPWHSNPEGSETAFVESGVGGPQQTVGEMGLPSPLPSSQKDYLSNKPFKSHKSCSPSYKLLGATVPQEMKSNSSGPEIRVLAETKASAPDPPAQEELCRTLDGTEEPPEHFPEKEAVSALSKVISNKCDRICDFPESSQDSLTGAPQQAQLGSVLGVPSRSAPEHSLGTLCNPPSATCQTPPDPSTDFVNQDPPESVASISHQEQPSSGPDLIDGEEDADKRGNNRNGQLLENPRFGKMSLDLARKPISQSQISEFSFLGSNWDSFQGMVTSFPSGETTPRRLLSYGCCSKRSSSKQMRPMGPCFGGQWVQREGVKSPPCSSHSNGHCTGPGGKNRIWLSGHPKQVSSTKPVPLSCPSPVPPLYRDGDGLPFPTEVIQHRLRQIEAGYKQEVERLRRRQVRELQLRLDIRHCCAPPAEPPMDYEDDFTCLKESDGSDTEDFGSDHSDDCLSEASWEPVEKKETEVTRWVPDHMASHCCNCDCEFWLAKRRHHGRNCGNVFCAGCCRLKLPSPDXQLYDPVLVCNSCYEHIQVSRARELMSQHLRKPIATASS from the exons ATGAGCCTGACCACCCG CTGCTCTATGCTTAGCTGCTTTGGTGAGGAGGGGCCCCCCAGCCTGGAGTACATCCAAGCCAAGGATCTGTTCCCCCCCAAGGAACTAGTGAAAGAGGAGGAGAATCTGCAGGTGCCCTTCACAGTGCTGCAGGGTGAGGGAGTGGAGTTTCTGGGCCGGGCAGCCGATGCCCTCATTGCCATCTCCAACTACCGGCTGCATATCAAGTTCAAGGATTCTGTCATCAATGTCCCCCTCCGGATGATTGACAGTGTGGAGAGCCAGTTGCACATTGCCTGCAAGGACTCCGAAGTGGTGAGGTGCCACTTCTCCACTTTCAAGCAGTGCCAAGAGTGGCTGTCATGCCTGAGCCGGGCCACAGCGAGACCTGCCAAGCCTGAGGACCTCTTTGCCTTTGCCTACCACGCCTGGTGCCTGGGGCTGACCGAGGAGGATCAGCACACCCACTTGTGTCGGCCCGGAGAACACAGACGATGTCGGCAGGAGGCTGAGCTTGGGAGGATGGGCTTTGACCTGCAGGATGTCTGGAGAGTCTCTCGCATCAACAGCAACTACAAGTTGTGCCCAAGTTATCCCCCGCAGCTGCTGGTTCCTGTGTGGATCACAGATAAAGAGCTGGAGAAGGTGGCTTCCTTCCGCTCGAGGAAGCGGGTCCCCGTGGTTGTGTATAGACATCTACGCAATGGGGCTGCCA GCCGCTGCAGCCAGCCGGAGATCAGCTGGTGGGGCTGGCGCAATGCTGACGATGAGTACCTGGTCACACCCATCGCTAAAGCCTGTGCCCTCGACCCAGGGACAAGGGCCACTGGGGGCTCCCTCGGCACTGGGAACAGTGATGCCGGCGAGGCATGTGACACTGACTTCGATTCCTCCTTGACTGTATGCTCTGGAGTGGAGAGCACAGCGGCCCCCCAGAAGCTGCTGATCCTGGGTGCTCGGTCCTACACTGCGGCAGTGGCTAACCGGGCTAAGGGTGGAGGTTGCGGATGCGAAGAGTACTACCCCAACTGTGAGGTCGTGTTCGTGGGAATGGCCAACATCCATGCCATCCGGAAGAGCTTCCAGTACCTCCGCGCTGCGTGTAGCCAggtgccagaccccagcaactgGTTGTCAGCACTGGAGAGCACCAAATGGCTGCAACACTTGTCGATGATGCTAAAGGCAGCTGTGCCTGTGGCTAATACAGTAGACCGGGAAGGCCGGCCTGTGCTGCTGCACTGCTCAGATGGCTGGGATCGGACGCCACAGATCGTAGCCCCGGCTAAAATACTACTGGACCCGCATTACAGGACATTGGAGGCCTTCCAAGTA TTAGTAGAGTCTGACTGGCTGGATTTTGGACACAAGTTTGGAGATGGCTGCGGCCACCAGGAGAATGCAGAGGACCAAAACGAGCAGTGTCCTGTGTTCCTCCAGAGGCTTGATTCTGTTCATCAGCTGCTCAAGCCGTTCCCCTGCCTGTGTGAGTTTAATGAAGCATTCCTGGCCAAACTGGCGCAGCACACATACTCCTGCCTCTACGGCACGTTCCTGGCCAACAACCCCTGTGAACGAGAA AAGCGTAACATCTACAAGCGGACCTGCTCTGTGTGGGCCCTCCTGCGAGCTGGCAATAAGAACTTTCATAACTTTCTCTACACACCTGGCTCAGACATGGTCCTGCATCCCGTGTGTCACGTCCGGGCCCTGCACCTCTGGACAGCTGTTTACTTGCCAGCATCATCTCCACGCACCTTCGAGGAGGAGAACATGGATCTTTACCTTTCTCcagtggctcagagccaggagtTCTCTGGTCGCTCTCTGGACAGATTACCTAAAACCAGATCTATGGATGATCTTCTTTCTGCCTGGGCCACAAGCAGCCCTCTGACACGCACATCCAGTGACCCTAACCTGAATAACCATTGTCAGGAGACCAGAGCAGGCCTGGAGCCCTGGCATAGCAATCCTGAGGGATCAGAGACAGCCTTCGTGGAATCTGGGGTAGGAGGTCCTCAGCAGACTGTAGGAGAAATGggtcttccctcccctctgcccagcagccAGAAAGACTACTTGAGCAATAAACCTTTCAAGAGTCACAAAAGCTGTTCTCCAAGTTACAAACTGCTTGGTGCCACAGTGCCCCAGGAAATGAAGAGCAACTCCTCTGGTCCTGAGATTAGAGTCCTGGCAGAGACCAAGGCATCAGCTCCAGACCCCCCTGCCCAGGAGGAGCTGTGTAGGACTTTAGATGGCACAGAGGAGCCTCCTGAACATTTCCCTGAGAAAGAAGCTGTTAGTGCACTCTCTAAAGTAATTTCCAACAAGTGTGACAGAATTTGTGATtttcctgagtcttcccaggactcCCTTACAGGTGCCCCCCAACAAGCCCAGCTAGGCTCTGTGCTAGGTGTACCCTCCAGATCTGCTCCAGAGCACAGCCTGGGCACCCTTTGCAACCCACCGAGTGCTACCTGCCAAACTCCTCCGGACCCAAGCACTGACTTTGTCAACCAAGATCCCCCAGAGTCTGTGGCAAGTATCTCCCACCAGGAACAGCCCAGTTCTGGGCCAGATCTGATTGATGGGGAGGAAGACGCTGACAAAAGAGGGAATAATAGGAATGGGCAGTTATTGGAAAATCCTCGCTTTGGGAAAATGTCATTGGATTTGGCCCGAAAGCCAATTTCTCAGAGCCAGATCAGTGAGTTCTCCTTTTTAGGGTCCAACTGGGACAGTTTCCAAGGGATGGTGACTTCTTTCCCAAGTGGGGAGACCACTCCTCGGCGGCTGCTTTCCTATGGTTGTTGTAGCAAGAGGTCGAGCAGTAAGCAGATGCGGCCAATGGGGCCCTGCTTTGGGGGCCAATGGGTTCAGAGAGAAGGGGTGAAGTCACCTCCCTGTTCTAGTCATTCCAATGGACACTGTACTGGTCCAGGAGGAAAAAACCGGATATGGTTGTCGGGTCACCCAAAGCAGGTCTCCAGCACAAAGCCTGTTCCACTGAGCTGCCCTTCTCCAGTGCCTCCTCTCTACCGGGATGGTGATGGACTCCCCTTCCCCACGGAGGTGATCCAGCATAGACTACGGCAAATTGAAGCAGGGTACAAGCAAGAGGTGGAGCGGCTACGTCGTCGACAGGTGCGGGAACTGCAACTGAGACTGGATATCCGTCACTGCTGTGCCCCTCCAGCAGAACCTCCCATGGACTATGAAGATGATTTTACATGTTTGAAGGAGTCGGATGGAAGTGATACAGAAGATTTCGGCTCTGATCACAGTGATGACTGCCTTTCAGAAGCAAGCTGGGAACCTGTTGAGAAGAAAGAGACGGAGGTGACTCGCTGGGTTCCAGACCATATGGCATCACATTGCTGTAACTGTGACTGTGAATTCTGGTTGGCCAAACGAAGACACCATGGCAGAAATTGTGGGAATGTGTTTTGTGCCGGCTGCTGCCGCCTGAAGTTGCCCAGTCCTGATTAGCAACTTTATGACCCAGTTCTCGTCTGTAACTCATGTTACGAACATATCCAAGTATCTCGTGCCAGGGAACTTATGAGCCAACATCTGAGGAAACCCATTGCTACAGCTTCCAGTTGA
- the CDKN1A gene encoding cyclin-dependent kinase inhibitor 1: MSEPSRDARPVPRGSRACRRLFGPVDSEQLQRDCDALMASCVQEACDRWNFDFVTETPLDGDFAWERVWSLDLPKLYLSSAPRRAQDSLGRSKRSSSSPALLQGTAQGDHVDLSLSCTLVPRSPEQPEGSPGGPSTSQGRKRRQTSMTDFYHSKRRLIFSKRTP, encoded by the exons ATGTCAGAGCCGTCCCGGGATGCCCGCCCGGTCCCCCGAGGCAGCAGGGCCTGCCGCCGCCTGTTCGGCCCAGTGGACAGCGAGCAGCTTCAGCGAGACTGCGATGCTCTAATGGCCAGCTGCGTGCAGGAGGCCTGTGACCGATGGAACTTCGACTTTGTCACCGAGACACCGCTGGACGGCGACTTCGCCTGGGAGCGGGTGTGGAGCCTGGACCTGCCCAAGCTCTACCTGTCCTCGGCCCCGAGGAGGGCCCAGGACAGCCTGGGGAGAAGCAAGCGGTCCAGCAGCTCGCCGGCCCTGCTGCAGGGGACAGCTCAGGGGGACCACGTGGACCTGTCCCTGTCCTGCACCCTCGTGCCTCGCTCCCCTGAGCAGCCCGAGGGgtccccaggtgggcccagcacGTCTCAGGGTCGCAAACGCCGGCAGACCAGCATGACAG ATTTTTATCACTCCAAACGCCGGCTGATCTTCTCCAAGAGGACGCCCTAA